CTCGGTCTGTCTCGAGGTGTTGCTGCGCTACGGCTTCAACAGCCCCATGGTCTGGGTCGTCGAAATCACCGAATACTCGCTGGTATATCTCTGTTTCCTCGGCACTTCCTGGGTGCTGCGCAACGACGACCATGTGCGCGTCGATTTGGTGATGATGGCCTTTTCCGAACGCTGGCAGCATCGTTTTCATGTGATCGGCTGCCTCTTTGGCCTGGCCGTCAGCCTGGTGCTACTGGTCTTCGGCGCCCGTGTGACGTG
This is a stretch of genomic DNA from Alphaproteobacteria bacterium. It encodes these proteins:
- a CDS encoding TRAP transporter small permease subunit, which encodes MLVERLGSLMDFAEDLLSGVAVMVLVAITLSVCLEVLLRYGFNSPMVWVVEITEYSLVYLCFLGTSWVLRNDDHVRVDLVMMAFSERWQHRFHVIGCLFGLAVSLVLLVFGARVT